One window from the genome of Dolosigranulum savutiense encodes:
- a CDS encoding aldo/keto reductase, which yields MEYIQLNDRTKMPQVGTGTNTYGKVDAEYRGELNGDFTPLETALEVGYRSIDTAISYRNEAGVGHTAANSGVKRSEVFLTTKIPTDDQYTVSEDAVHQTIEQSLDHFETDYLDLYLVHHPFDSVKRLKLVWSVLEEYYEKGILKSIGVSNFTEAMIEEMKSFAKVMPEVNQIQSNPTEWNDDLIAYLQKENIAVTAWSPLKAEKAQRQQLAEIGQRYNKSWAQVLLRYHVQRGVAVIPKSHDREHQVDNLAIFDFELSSEDKAKIKAL from the coding sequence ATGGAATATATTCAACTAAATGATCGAACGAAGATGCCACAAGTTGGGACCGGGACAAATACGTACGGAAAAGTGGATGCTGAATATCGTGGTGAATTAAACGGAGATTTTACGCCATTAGAGACAGCACTAGAAGTTGGCTATCGTTCGATTGACACAGCTATCTCGTATCGGAATGAAGCAGGGGTCGGACATACGGCAGCTAATAGCGGAGTGAAGCGTTCGGAAGTTTTCTTGACCACCAAAATTCCGACTGATGATCAGTATACAGTCAGTGAAGACGCAGTGCATCAAACGATTGAACAGAGTTTAGACCATTTTGAGACGGATTATTTAGATTTGTATTTAGTGCATCATCCATTCGATTCGGTTAAGCGATTGAAGCTTGTTTGGTCAGTGTTGGAAGAGTATTATGAGAAGGGGATTCTTAAGAGCATTGGGGTTTCTAATTTTACCGAAGCAATGATTGAAGAGATGAAGTCCTTTGCTAAAGTGATGCCGGAAGTGAATCAGATTCAATCCAACCCAACAGAATGGAACGATGATTTAATTGCGTATTTACAAAAAGAAAATATAGCAGTAACGGCGTGGAGTCCGCTGAAGGCAGAAAAAGCCCAACGTCAGCAATTAGCTGAGATTGGGCAACGCTATAATAAATCATGGGCACAAGTTTTGTTACGTTATCACGTACAACGTGGTGTAGCAGTTATTCCAAAGTCACATGATCGAGAGCACCAAGTGGATAATTTAGCCATTTTTGATTTTGAATTATCATCGGAAGATAAAGCAAAAATTAAAGCATTGTAA